The window TGAGTGCCATTCTACTTTTATCAATAAAGTGCTTTTCATACCCACGTGGTCACTGAAAGGGCTACCAATCATTTGATTAACATTCTGCCCATTATAACAAATCTAATGAACCACTCAGTCCAGTAGTACATTGTATGGCAGTCCTGGATCAGGGCTGGTAAGTggtgcatattttttttttcttaacttgtGTCCCAAAGTTCAAAAGAACCCAGATAGAAAATAAACCATGAGTGGATCATCGTTGTTTGCCAGCTTCGCTCAGCCAAGATCACTAGCAggccaatgaaaaacaaacaattatcaCCAGCACACAAACAGTACTGACCTGTAAATATATCACATCATTTCATGATTGAAGTAAACCAAAGGTGGAGTAGAAGCTCACGTGAAACTGAATCAATCACAGcaattttacatttcaaacaagTCAGGCTCTTAAAAACAGAGCACATCAAATATACATGTTCATCCCCTGCTGATcctatacagtatttacacaaGTGCAAaggaatacaataaaaaaaaaaaaaatcaaggtgaAATCACGTAACACCCCAGACCtcacatttgtttggcaaacCATTCAAACCTGATAGCAAATCAGGCTGGAAATGACTCTACCCATCATCCTCTGCTTGGAGGAAATGGGTCACCCTAAAAGTCCTAACTCCAATTCTCATCAACAGAAAGCCACAAACAGCACATTCTTAAAGCGAAGCAGCATAGATGCCCTGCAGCACTGGTAGCTGTTTTTAATACTGATACTGTGTGTTAAGACCCTTCATACCAATGCAACATGTTAAATCGTTGAAACCTAGTGCATCTCAGGCACATCATCTGCCAATTCTGTGCTTGAGAGCAATTTCACTGAGGCCACTGCAGTTTTGAAAAGAAGAGTGAAATTCAGAAATAAGGCAAATCACATAAAATTATTACAATAGAATGGAGATTTGAAGGCCATGTCAAAAGTTACTcatgtttttttccaccaaAGCTTGAGCCaactaaagttttttttataggTTCCTATAAAAGTGCACAAAATATGTATGACCTGAAAGGCAAAAGGGTTCCTCTGCCAAATGCTGCAAAAACTTAATAGGCTTAGAATTAGCCTGTTGGAAGCATGAAGAAAGGGATTACCTTAAGATCCAAAGGAAATGAGCAGCAGTGACACTGAAGGGAGATCAAGTAAACATAACATTATTATGTAcagaacataaaaaagaaaaggggcaGAGATCCTCTGGCTCATGGAGGATATTGCACGCCAGTGTCTTCTCTTCCCTGAAGGTGAGACGCACTGCGAGTGTAAGTAGACCGTTGACATTGTATTTGCCTAGTAAACAAATACTGACACAGTCGTCATACTGCATTCAGCCTCACAGCTCCACCGTGTAACGCAGTAGGTAGTTAGgaataaatattgaaaataataagTGCTTTCCATCAAGTCTTTATACTAATTCAGGTTTAACTGGAGTGAGACGTTAATTTTCATGGCACCGCCCTTGCACTACAGGCAACTCACTCTTAATAGAATTTATGGAGGTTTTTTTGAAAGTAGGTTTCTtaaggaggtgggaggaagtcttCTGAATGTAGGCCAATctgttttatgttgtgtttgagTTTCTTTTTGATGAGAATTCAGGATTTTGTTTTCACAGTTTTGCCTCAGATTTCTACCAGTTATGATAGCACTGAAATCACCAAAGTAAGAGCTGACGTCTGAGGTGACATCGTGACATCCAGCCAGAAGAAAAAGATGGTTTTTAACAAGCAAGGTTTACCCTGATTAACTAAACCACCTGACATGTTTGTATTAATCATCATAATACTGTTGGACCAGTTTACAGCAGTCAGTGTTTTGTGTATAATGGGAGGACATCTGCTCCTAAGAAATATTTTCATAGCttaaaaaaagtcacatgaGCAAATATGAGCCACTTATAGTATCAGCTACCTTACAATGACCTTTACATTGACTTAACGCCAGTTCTTTAGTAGTCTGAAGAAAAACAGCCggcagaaatacattttttctagGCGTTTTACTTCCTTAAAAATTTCATCAAGTATTTTTGccgttttgtgttttctgacgACACAGCTATTCTGTGATGATCAAAAACCTGTGTCTTTTACCGTCGAAAATTGTTTCAATAAAGTGTGCTCAATTGCAAATGTTGGTGAGGAGGGGTGATCGATGCTAAATCATTAATTACAATTAACAATCAGTGAAGACCTCATGATTGTGAAACATCAAATTTTCACAAAATGGAAATATACCACAAATAACTTAGCATTTGAAGTAAATGTACTCTCTCCACTGTGATCACCACAAACTCCTTATGAGCTGTGCTGGAATAACTGATTGGGAAAGAGATTGATTAAATTGGTGAGTCCAGTGTGATTATAACTGATTGGAGTCAGTTCCAATACAGTAACGCAGAATtggttttgtgattaaaaatgtttgtgtttaaggCTCTAAATAAAGGTGATGATACCATGATTGTTATACATTCTGACACATTGGTCAGAGGTGAGTCAGGGGTCAATAAACTAAGCTCTCAACgggcagaaagaggaaacacCAAGAACCTGCTAATTCGACACGATGATGTGTCCTCGGCCCATGCAACCAATGAAGCAACCCTTAAactaaaaaagaacaaaatgttaCCTTCACTCACCAAAGTTTTGCAAACTACTGAGCAAAACTTGACCTGGATTATAGTTTGTCAACAAATACCGTAACACTGTATGATTTTAATACCTGAGCATTCAGGGCATTTCTGCATTTGATGCCAAACTGAATCTAATCTTGGTGTAAAGATCAGTGCTGGTGATCATGTTCAAGGctgaaatagtttttttaaGTCTGGTTCTGTTGAAGCTACTGCAAAACATTCCACTTATTGAGGTGATTGCGTTTTAATATCTGCCCTTTGGATAAAGGTATGAAGTAATGATCACAGGATAATGTCTCATATTGCATTTAGGAACAATAAGCACCGAGTCCAAGAGGGTATTTGTCGACAAACTGTCACTTTTGATTAAATCCAGAacttttgggtttgttttgcaTTTCCCTCAAGCGTGAGCGATTTTGTTTAAGCAGGAATTGGAAGCTGTGATGCATTTAGCCTGAGACTAAGCTGCAGTTTAGAATAGCAGCAGCGGTAGGTGTCACACCTCTCCCCTTCAATATAAAGACACAGCTAGTAGAGGATTGTGTGTGATTGAACAGTGGATAAAGAATAAGCCATGATACAAATGAGGAGTATTCTCATTACTGAGACctagtttaaaaaaacccaaacagtcTGTGATGTCTTTGTTAACAGCAGCTGATGAGATGTGCACGAGTCCATGGTGCTCGTCCATCACGTGTCCCAGTCCAGTTCTCTGCAGGCGATTCGAACCAGCCTGAGCTCCAGCTCAAACGCATCAGGCCGTTCCTGGGGGTTAGCTGACAGCATCTCTCTGATTAGCTGCTTCATGTGGCTGTTCATGCTCTTTTTACGCGCAGGGATCAGCAGCTCCATCTTTGGGTTCTCCAACAGAGCCTCCCCTAAAGGTACAATCTCTGAGCCTTGCTGCACGTAGCTCcccagcagctccttctgagTCTCCACATCCACAAAGGTGATGCGCTCCACCATGGCCCAAATAATCACCCCCAAGGCAAATATATCTGCCTTGGCTGTGTAGTGGCCTTCCCAGACCTCAGGGGCCATGTAGAAGTCTGTTCCACAAGCTGTGGACAGGAAGCACTTGTTGATGCTGGCCGGCTCCTCTGGATTGAGCCCAGAGGTAGAGCAGACCTTGCTCAGGCCAAAGTCGGCCACTTTGAGGGTCGGCTCAGATGACCCGGCCGGCGTACAGGCCTGGGATATCAGGATGTTGTCTGGTTTGAGATCGCGGTGTATTATCTGGTTACGGTGCAGGAAGGCCAGAGCGCTACCGAGCTGCAGCATGAAGCTGGTGTTTGTCTTTCGACTGGGCTTGCGGGACAGTAGGTAAGCATTCATGTCCCCTCCATCGCAGAAGTCTGTCACGAACCACAAGTAGTAGGCACAGCAAGGGTTGAAGGTGATCTCTCCCTTCAGAGAGGTCTCCACCAGCTACAGTAGAAACAAAGAAAACGTTAGTAAGCATGATTGGTTAGGGGATGGACAGTCTGTCATGTTTGGAGGATTGTTTGGAAACCTAATATGCACGATGTCACAACGACACGTTCACTCTTGCACCTTAAATGTATGTCCTGCAGCAGTCAATCATGAACCCAGATGGTGAGGGGTTaaagtttgcttgtttttctagGTCTATTTTGCATTTAGTTAACCAGAGTTGTGCTGTCTTAAAAAAGTAGTACACTGTGATAATGGCTGTAATCAGGGTAAACTAGAAATGATGTATAACTAGCAAAGATAAAAGATGACATGCCCTACATACAATTtagaaaaaagacatttcaccAGTTAACATTAATCCACCATGCAACCGGTCTGCAtatacaaagaataaaaactaAGCAGAGTCGTTTCTCCAAACTGACGAGACAAAGCTGCAGTAAGCGCAAGCCTTTTTATATATCACTTAGGGCTGGTTAGATTCTGGGATTATTGATGTAGTGGGTAAAAGCTCAGGGgtgtaaaaagaacaaaataccATTCTAAACAAACAATGAGGCTCTTCTTTTGTATTCACAGCATGTTGTTTCCTACCTTCCTTTGTGggtcattttttttacagcggAGCAGC of the Antennarius striatus isolate MH-2024 chromosome 14, ASM4005453v1, whole genome shotgun sequence genome contains:
- the pdik1l gene encoding serine/threonine-protein kinase pdik1l, with product MVSSQPKYELIQEVGRGSYGVVYEAVVKRTGARVAVKKIRCHSPENVELALREFWALSSIQSQHPNVIHLEECILQRDQLAQRMNHGSSSPLYLELVETSLKGEITFNPCCAYYLWFVTDFCDGGDMNAYLLSRKPSRKTNTSFMLQLGSALAFLHRNQIIHRDLKPDNILISQACTPAGSSEPTLKVADFGLSKVCSTSGLNPEEPASINKCFLSTACGTDFYMAPEVWEGHYTAKADIFALGVIIWAMVERITFVDVETQKELLGSYVQQGSEIVPLGEALLENPKMELLIPARKKSMNSHMKQLIREMLSANPQERPDAFELELRLVRIACRELDWDT